From Cellulosimicrobium sp. ES-005, one genomic window encodes:
- a CDS encoding folylpolyglutamate synthase/dihydrofolate synthase family protein, whose amino-acid sequence MSAARKDPGAARRQSAKDARAAAEDVAAQADLERVYQHIVSRAPEHDFDPTIDRVRRLFELLGDPQHAFRTIHLTGTNGKTSTARVAERLVREHGLRTGMFTSPHLTSVTERIVVDGEPLSARRFVEVWEDVYPYVQVVDAELAEAGQSQLSFFEVLTGVAFAAFADTPVDVAIVEVGMGGEWDSTNVVDAEVAVVTPVALDHERWLGSTLEEIATVKSGIVKGGATVVSAAQRPEVEEVLRARAERVGARLLREGVDLDVAARQVAVGGQLLDLRTPAALYTEVFLPLHGEHQAHNALLALGAVEAFLGGRALDGTLVEAAFADVTSPGRLEVVRSSPTVLVDAAHNAAGAEALATALGEAFDLRHLVGVVAIMADKDAEPLLAALEPVLSEVVVTRNSSERSADPADLAELAADVFGEDRVHSTERLDEALQVAVDLAERDDAVGVGTGSGVLVTGSVVTVADARILLGRG is encoded by the coding sequence GTGAGCGCCGCCCGCAAGGACCCCGGCGCCGCACGCCGGCAGAGCGCGAAGGACGCCCGCGCGGCCGCGGAGGACGTCGCCGCGCAGGCGGACCTGGAGCGTGTCTACCAGCACATCGTGTCCCGTGCTCCCGAGCACGACTTCGACCCGACGATCGACCGGGTGCGGCGCCTGTTCGAGCTGCTGGGCGACCCGCAGCACGCGTTCCGGACGATCCACCTCACCGGGACCAACGGCAAGACGAGCACCGCGCGCGTCGCGGAGCGCCTCGTGCGCGAGCACGGGCTGCGCACGGGGATGTTCACGAGCCCGCACCTGACGAGCGTCACCGAGCGGATCGTCGTCGACGGCGAGCCGCTCTCGGCGCGCCGGTTCGTCGAGGTCTGGGAGGACGTCTACCCGTACGTGCAGGTCGTCGACGCCGAGCTCGCCGAGGCCGGGCAGTCGCAGCTCAGCTTCTTCGAGGTGCTCACGGGCGTGGCGTTCGCGGCGTTCGCCGACACGCCCGTCGACGTCGCGATCGTCGAGGTCGGCATGGGCGGCGAGTGGGACTCGACCAACGTGGTCGACGCCGAGGTCGCCGTCGTGACGCCCGTCGCGCTCGACCACGAGCGCTGGCTCGGCAGCACGCTCGAGGAGATCGCGACGGTCAAGTCGGGCATCGTCAAGGGTGGCGCGACCGTCGTCTCCGCCGCGCAGCGCCCGGAGGTCGAGGAGGTGCTGCGCGCCCGCGCCGAGCGCGTCGGTGCGCGCCTGCTGCGCGAGGGCGTCGACCTCGACGTGGCGGCACGGCAGGTCGCGGTCGGGGGGCAGCTCCTCGACCTGCGCACGCCCGCCGCGCTCTACACCGAGGTGTTCCTCCCGCTGCACGGCGAGCACCAGGCGCACAACGCGCTGCTCGCGCTCGGCGCGGTGGAGGCGTTCCTCGGCGGCCGGGCGCTCGACGGCACGCTCGTCGAGGCGGCCTTCGCGGACGTCACCTCGCCGGGCCGGCTCGAGGTCGTGCGGTCGAGCCCGACCGTCCTCGTCGACGCGGCGCACAACGCCGCGGGCGCGGAGGCGCTCGCGACCGCGCTCGGCGAGGCGTTCGACCTGCGCCACCTCGTCGGGGTCGTCGCGATCATGGCGGACAAGGACGCCGAGCCGCTGCTCGCGGCGCTCGAGCCGGTGCTGTCCGAGGTCGTCGTGACGCGCAACAGCTCCGAGCGGTCGGCCGATCCCGCCGACCTCGCCGAGCTCGCCGCGGACGTGTTCGGCGAGGACCGCGTGCACAGCACCGAGCGGCTCGACGAGGCGCTCCAGGTGGCCGTCGACCTCGCCGAGCGGGACGACGCGGTGGGCGTGGGGACCGGCTCGGGCGTGCTCGTCACGGGCTCGGTCGTCACGGTCGCCGACGCGCGCATCCTCCTCGGGCGCGGCTGA
- the ileS gene encoding isoleucine--tRNA ligase — protein sequence MAYPLHRAPSSAASAADSHPGAAFGVPASPDLPAIEREVLAYWEADDTFRASVERNSAGENGSNEFVFYDGPPFANGLPHYGHLLTGYAKDVVPRYQTMRGKHVERRFGWDTHGLPAELEAMDQLGIKTKEEILELGIERFNDACRASVLKYTSEWQDYVTRQARWVDFEHDYKTLDPTFMESVLWAFKQLYDKGLVYEGFRVLPYCWNDQTPLSNHELRMDEDVYQVRQDPAVTVGFRLETGELALIWTTTPWTLPSNLFVMVGPDVEYVVVESSFTGVTERYVIAAERLGAYARELADEGVEDVTTQVVERLTGADLVGRSYTPPFSYFAGHPGAHRVVEADFVTTTDGTGLVHNAGAFGEEDKVVSDREGVEPVLPVASDGKFVFPVVDYESLQVFDANALIIDHLKGRTRHDAAVAAGEAAPDLALGATSVGTVLLRRESYAHSYPHCWRCRQPLIYMGVSSWFVAVSTFKDRMVELNEQISWTPEHIQHGQFGKWLENARDWSITRNRFWGSPVPVWRSDDPQYPRVDVYGSFAELERDFGTLPRNEKGEPDLHRPFVDRLTRPNPDDPTGRSTMRRVEDVMDVWFDSGSMPYAQVHYPFENTDWFEHHNPGDFIVEYIGQTRGWFYTLHVLATALFDRPAFRSAVSHGIVLGSDGRKMSKSLRNYPDVNEVFDRDGSDAMRWFLMSSPILRGGNLVVTEDGIRDAVRQVLLPLWSTYYFFTLYANTSKAQARAGEPGGAAGYVAQKVAPERVAGLPALDRYLLARTHDLVVRVTEQLDAYDIAGACETVREHLDVLTNWYVRTQRDRFWAEDADAFDTLYTALETLTRVMAPLAPLLAEEVWRGLTGGRSVHLTDWPASTEEVGERFVGEDGSSAVAVRHVPDASLVADPALVAAMDEVRAVASAALGLRKAHQLRVRQPLARLTVVVDDPEALAPYTDLLARELNVKAVELESTDSDAAERFGITQRLAVNARAAGPRLGRGVQAVIKAAKAGAWRVDDAGEVVVTTDDGDVALLPAEYELTTVVAATRAGGPEPDAEAPSVAAAVLASGGFAVLDLALDDALLAEGYARDVIRDVQDARKAAGLDVADRIRLSLDVPGEWLVAVEEHRDLVARETLAVEVVLETSPTDVRSVRVEKADGTVPETAVIL from the coding sequence ATGGCCTATCCGCTGCACCGCGCCCCCTCGTCCGCCGCCTCTGCCGCCGACTCGCACCCCGGAGCCGCGTTCGGCGTGCCTGCCTCTCCCGACCTGCCCGCGATCGAGCGCGAGGTCCTCGCCTACTGGGAGGCGGACGACACGTTCCGCGCCTCGGTCGAGCGCAACTCCGCCGGCGAGAACGGCAGCAACGAGTTCGTCTTCTACGACGGCCCGCCGTTCGCCAACGGCCTGCCCCACTACGGGCACCTGCTCACGGGGTACGCGAAGGACGTCGTGCCGCGCTACCAGACGATGCGCGGCAAGCACGTCGAGCGCCGTTTCGGGTGGGACACGCACGGCCTGCCCGCCGAGCTCGAGGCGATGGACCAGCTCGGGATCAAGACCAAGGAGGAGATCCTCGAGCTGGGGATCGAGCGGTTCAACGACGCGTGCCGCGCGTCGGTGCTGAAGTACACGAGCGAGTGGCAGGACTACGTGACCCGCCAGGCGCGCTGGGTCGACTTCGAGCACGACTACAAGACGCTCGACCCGACGTTCATGGAGTCGGTCCTGTGGGCGTTCAAGCAGCTCTACGACAAGGGCCTCGTCTACGAGGGCTTCCGCGTGCTGCCCTACTGCTGGAACGACCAGACGCCGCTGTCCAACCACGAGCTGCGCATGGACGAGGACGTGTACCAGGTCCGCCAGGACCCGGCGGTCACCGTGGGCTTCCGGCTCGAGACGGGCGAGCTCGCGCTCATCTGGACGACGACGCCCTGGACCCTGCCGTCCAACCTGTTCGTCATGGTCGGGCCGGACGTCGAGTACGTCGTCGTGGAGTCGTCGTTCACGGGCGTCACGGAGCGCTACGTGATCGCGGCCGAGCGCCTCGGGGCGTACGCGCGCGAGCTCGCCGACGAGGGCGTCGAGGACGTGACGACGCAGGTCGTCGAGCGCCTCACGGGCGCCGACCTCGTCGGGCGCTCCTACACGCCGCCGTTCTCCTACTTCGCCGGCCACCCCGGTGCGCACCGCGTCGTCGAGGCGGACTTCGTCACGACGACGGACGGCACCGGCCTCGTGCACAACGCCGGCGCGTTCGGCGAGGAGGACAAGGTCGTCTCCGACCGCGAGGGGGTCGAGCCGGTCCTCCCGGTCGCGTCCGACGGCAAGTTCGTCTTCCCCGTCGTCGACTACGAGAGCCTGCAGGTCTTCGACGCGAACGCGCTCATCATCGACCACCTCAAGGGCCGGACGCGGCACGACGCCGCGGTGGCGGCGGGCGAGGCGGCTCCGGACCTCGCGCTCGGCGCCACCAGCGTCGGGACGGTGCTGCTGCGCCGCGAGTCGTACGCGCACTCCTACCCGCACTGCTGGCGCTGCCGGCAGCCGCTCATCTACATGGGCGTGTCGTCGTGGTTCGTCGCGGTGTCGACGTTCAAGGACCGCATGGTCGAGCTCAACGAGCAGATCTCCTGGACGCCCGAGCACATCCAGCACGGCCAGTTCGGCAAGTGGCTCGAGAACGCGCGCGACTGGTCGATCACGCGCAACCGGTTCTGGGGGAGCCCGGTGCCGGTGTGGCGCTCCGACGACCCGCAGTACCCGCGCGTCGACGTCTACGGGTCGTTCGCCGAGCTCGAGCGCGACTTCGGCACGCTGCCGCGCAACGAGAAGGGCGAGCCGGACCTGCACCGCCCGTTCGTCGACCGCCTCACCCGGCCCAACCCCGACGACCCGACGGGCCGCTCGACCATGCGCCGCGTCGAGGACGTCATGGACGTCTGGTTCGACTCGGGGTCCATGCCCTACGCGCAGGTGCACTACCCGTTCGAGAACACGGACTGGTTCGAGCACCACAACCCGGGCGACTTCATCGTCGAGTACATCGGCCAGACGCGCGGCTGGTTCTACACGCTGCACGTGCTCGCGACCGCGCTGTTCGACCGCCCCGCGTTCCGCTCGGCCGTCTCGCACGGCATCGTGCTGGGCTCCGACGGCCGCAAGATGAGCAAGTCCCTGCGCAACTACCCGGACGTCAACGAGGTCTTCGACCGCGACGGCTCCGACGCGATGCGCTGGTTCCTCATGAGCTCGCCGATCCTGCGCGGCGGCAACCTCGTCGTCACCGAGGACGGGATCCGCGACGCGGTGCGCCAGGTGCTCCTCCCGCTGTGGAGCACGTACTACTTCTTCACCCTGTACGCGAACACGTCGAAGGCGCAGGCGCGCGCGGGCGAGCCGGGCGGCGCGGCGGGATACGTCGCGCAGAAGGTCGCACCCGAGCGCGTGGCCGGGCTCCCGGCGCTCGACCGCTACCTGCTCGCGCGCACGCACGACCTCGTCGTGCGCGTCACCGAGCAGCTCGACGCCTACGACATCGCCGGCGCGTGCGAGACCGTGCGCGAGCACCTCGACGTCCTGACGAACTGGTACGTGCGCACCCAGCGCGACCGGTTCTGGGCCGAGGACGCCGACGCGTTCGACACGCTGTACACGGCGCTCGAGACGCTCACGCGCGTCATGGCGCCGCTCGCCCCGCTGCTCGCGGAGGAGGTGTGGCGCGGCCTGACGGGCGGGCGCTCGGTCCACCTCACCGACTGGCCGGCGTCCACCGAAGAGGTCGGCGAGCGGTTCGTCGGCGAGGACGGCTCGTCCGCCGTGGCCGTGCGCCACGTCCCGGACGCGTCCCTCGTCGCCGACCCGGCGCTCGTCGCCGCGATGGACGAGGTCCGCGCCGTCGCGTCGGCCGCGCTCGGCCTGCGCAAGGCGCACCAGCTCCGCGTGCGCCAGCCGCTCGCGCGCCTCACGGTCGTCGTGGACGACCCCGAGGCGCTCGCGCCGTACACGGACCTGCTGGCGCGCGAGCTCAACGTCAAGGCCGTCGAGCTCGAGTCGACCGACTCGGACGCCGCCGAGCGCTTCGGTATCACGCAGCGCCTCGCCGTGAACGCGCGCGCCGCGGGACCGCGCCTGGGCCGCGGGGTCCAGGCCGTCATCAAGGCCGCCAAGGCGGGTGCGTGGCGCGTGGACGACGCCGGGGAGGTCGTCGTGACGACGGACGACGGCGACGTCGCGCTCCTGCCCGCGGAGTACGAGCTGACGACGGTGGTCGCCGCCACCCGGGCCGGCGGCCCGGAGCCCGACGCGGAGGCACCGAGCGTCGCCGCCGCGGTGCTCGCGAGCGGCGGGTTTGCCGTCCTCGACCTCGCGCTCGACGACGCGTTGCTCGCCGAGGGCTACGCACGCGACGTGATCCGCGACGTGCAGGACGCGCGCAAGGCCGCCGGCCTCGACGTGGCCGACCGCATCCGGCTGTCGCTCGACGTGCCCGGCGAGTGGCTCGTCGCGGTCGAGGAGCACCGCGACCTCGTCGCGCGCGAGACCCTCGCGGTCGAGGTCGTCCTCGAGACGTCGCCGACCGACGTGCGCTCCGTGCGCGTCGAGAAGGCCGACGGCACCGTTCCGGAGACGGCGGTGATCCTGTGA
- the dhaK gene encoding dihydroxyacetone kinase subunit DhaK has translation MKKLLNDPQDAVSESLEGFGQAHADLVEVHLAPPYVSRAGGAVPGKVGLVSGGGSGHEPLHAGFVGLGMLDAAVPGAVFTSPTPDQIVPAILGADSGAGVLAIVKNYTGDVLNFETAVELVEAEGTQVTSILVNDDVAVEDSLYTAGRRGVAGTVAVEKIAGAAAERGDDLGAVTEIAGRVVANVRSMGVALTACTVPHVGKPSFDLGDDEVEIGIGIHGEPGRHRIPLASADEITQRLVDPVADDLGLSDGEDVLLFVNGMGGTPLSELYVVYRQARRLLEGRGVRVTRSLVGNYVTSLEMQGASVTVLRLDDELTALWDAPVHTAALRW, from the coding sequence GTGAAGAAGCTGCTCAACGATCCCCAGGACGCGGTGTCGGAGTCCCTGGAGGGGTTCGGCCAGGCGCACGCCGACCTCGTGGAGGTGCACCTCGCGCCGCCCTACGTCTCGCGGGCCGGGGGTGCGGTCCCCGGGAAGGTCGGGCTGGTCTCCGGCGGTGGGTCCGGGCACGAGCCGCTGCACGCGGGCTTCGTCGGCTTGGGGATGCTCGACGCCGCGGTCCCGGGCGCGGTCTTCACCTCGCCGACGCCGGACCAGATCGTCCCGGCGATCCTCGGCGCCGACTCGGGCGCGGGCGTCCTCGCGATCGTGAAGAACTACACGGGCGACGTGCTGAACTTCGAGACGGCGGTCGAGCTCGTCGAGGCGGAGGGCACCCAGGTCACGAGCATCCTCGTCAACGACGACGTCGCGGTCGAGGACTCGCTCTACACCGCCGGCCGGCGCGGCGTCGCGGGGACGGTCGCGGTCGAGAAGATCGCGGGCGCCGCGGCCGAGCGCGGCGACGACCTCGGCGCGGTGACGGAGATCGCGGGCCGCGTCGTCGCGAACGTGCGCTCGATGGGCGTCGCGCTCACCGCCTGCACGGTCCCGCACGTCGGCAAGCCGAGCTTCGACCTCGGCGACGACGAGGTCGAGATCGGGATCGGCATCCACGGCGAGCCGGGCCGGCACCGCATCCCGCTGGCCTCGGCGGACGAGATCACGCAGCGGCTCGTGGACCCCGTCGCCGACGACCTGGGCCTGTCGGACGGCGAGGACGTGTTGCTGTTCGTTAACGGAATGGGCGGTACGCCGCTGTCCGAGCTGTACGTCGTCTATCGTCAGGCGAGGAGGCTGCTCGAGGGGCGCGGCGTACGGGTGACGCGCTCGCTCGTCGGCAACTACGTCACGTCGCTGGAGATGCAGGGTGCGTCGGTCACCGTGCTGCGCCTGGACGACGAGCTCACCGCCCTGTGGGACGCTCCCGTCCACACGGCTGCGCTGCGCTGGTGA
- the dhaL gene encoding dihydroxyacetone kinase subunit DhaL: MTLDVAWADRWTRLSAERIAAARDELTELDRQIGDGDHGENLDRGFRAVVAKLDGTAAGDQPPGQIGDVLKLVATTLMSSVGGASGPLYGTAYLRAAKVTGLSELDAHGVVALLEGALEGITARGKAQVGEKTMVDAWQPAVDAAEAAADAGASTGDVLAAAAQAARAGAEATVPLVATKGRASYLGERSAGHQDPGATSTAILLEAARDAATA, from the coding sequence ATGACGCTGGACGTGGCCTGGGCGGACCGGTGGACGCGGCTGAGCGCGGAGCGCATCGCGGCGGCACGGGACGAGCTGACCGAGCTGGACCGCCAGATCGGTGACGGCGACCACGGGGAGAACCTCGACCGGGGGTTCCGCGCGGTGGTCGCCAAGCTCGACGGGACGGCCGCCGGGGACCAGCCGCCGGGTCAGATCGGCGACGTGCTCAAGCTCGTGGCCACGACCCTCATGTCGTCCGTCGGCGGCGCCTCGGGGCCGCTCTACGGCACCGCCTACCTGCGTGCGGCGAAGGTGACGGGCCTGTCCGAGCTCGACGCCCACGGCGTGGTGGCCCTCCTCGAGGGCGCGCTGGAGGGCATCACCGCCCGTGGCAAGGCGCAGGTCGGGGAGAAGACGATGGTGGACGCCTGGCAGCCGGCGGTGGACGCCGCGGAGGCCGCCGCGGACGCCGGGGCGTCGACCGGCGACGTCCTCGCCGCCGCCGCGCAGGCGGCGCGCGCGGGCGCCGAGGCGACGGTCCCGCTCGTCGCGACGAAGGGCCGCGCGAGCTACCTGGGTGAGCGCAGCGCCGGGCACCAGGACCCGGGGGCGACCTCGACCGCGATCCTCCTCGAGGCCGCGCGCGACGCGGCGACGGCGTGA
- a CDS encoding putative F420-0 ABC transporter substrate-binding protein gives MPSSRTVHRQPVRRAVLVLPTATLALLLAACSSGTAPGDEPTAGVDATPSGDARATTYPLTLDDCGFEVTFDAAPERVVTIKSSTTEMLLALGLGDRIVASAFADGPVPESLADAAADVPAVAEPLSDKVPGAEAVLETEPDLVYAGWESNLTAEGAGDRETLAQLGVATYVSPAACKAPEYMPDPLTFDDVFAEITEVGTIFDAQDAAADLVAEQRATLDGVARDERGLTALWYSSGDDIPYVGAGIGAPQMIMDAVGLENVAGDVHDTWTAFAWEEAIAADPDVLVLVDAAWNTAEAKIERLESNPATAEMAAVREGRYLTVPFPATEAGVRNVDAVVDLAAQLEALGL, from the coding sequence GTGCCCTCGTCCCGCACCGTGCACCGCCAGCCCGTCCGCCGCGCCGTCCTCGTGCTCCCGACCGCCACGCTCGCCCTGCTGCTCGCCGCCTGCTCGTCGGGCACCGCACCTGGCGACGAGCCGACCGCGGGCGTCGACGCCACGCCGTCGGGCGACGCGAGGGCGACCACCTACCCCCTCACGCTCGACGACTGCGGGTTCGAGGTGACGTTCGACGCGGCGCCGGAGCGCGTGGTGACGATCAAGTCGAGCACGACGGAGATGCTGCTCGCGCTCGGGCTGGGCGACCGGATCGTCGCGAGCGCGTTCGCCGACGGCCCGGTCCCCGAGTCGCTCGCCGACGCCGCGGCGGACGTCCCCGCCGTCGCCGAGCCGCTCTCGGACAAGGTGCCCGGTGCGGAGGCGGTCCTGGAGACCGAGCCCGACCTCGTCTACGCGGGCTGGGAGTCCAACCTCACGGCGGAGGGCGCAGGCGACCGCGAGACGCTCGCGCAGCTCGGCGTCGCGACCTACGTCTCCCCCGCCGCGTGCAAGGCGCCCGAGTACATGCCCGACCCGCTGACGTTCGACGACGTTTTCGCCGAGATCACCGAGGTCGGCACGATCTTCGACGCGCAGGACGCGGCCGCCGACCTCGTCGCGGAGCAGCGCGCGACGCTCGACGGCGTCGCCCGGGACGAGCGCGGGCTCACGGCCCTGTGGTACTCGTCCGGCGACGACATCCCGTACGTCGGCGCAGGCATCGGCGCGCCGCAGATGATCATGGACGCCGTCGGCCTGGAGAACGTCGCGGGCGACGTGCACGACACCTGGACCGCGTTCGCGTGGGAGGAGGCGATCGCCGCCGACCCCGACGTCCTCGTCCTGGTCGACGCGGCGTGGAACACCGCCGAGGCGAAGATCGAGCGGCTCGAGTCCAACCCGGCGACGGCCGAGATGGCGGCCGTGCGCGAGGGCCGCTACCTGACGGTCCCGTTCCCGGCGACCGAGGCCGGCGTGCGCAACGTCGACGCCGTCGTGGACCTCGCGGCACAGCTGGAGGCGCTCGGCCTGTGA
- a CDS encoding molybdopterin-dependent oxidoreductase: MGGGRNGRAGAWAALAGVVCAAVGFAVVELVAALVGPGSSPLFAAGAGVVDAVPGPVKDWAVATFGTADKAVLLGGMAVVLAAGAALAGWLELRRPPWGSVLLGAVGAVGAVVAAARPGASVAWALPSLVGVGVAVLLLRASLAPLRGPSDAGLLAESVADDGRAVTGVRGPMDRRRFLLVTGLAAAAGVVALATSRAVSAGSRAVTAAREALRLPSPATPAPAVPAGADLRVPGLAPYVTPNGDFYRIDTALRVPQVDPTSWTLRVTGLVDEPFELTLDDLLALPLTEHHVTLTCVSNEVGGDLVGNARWLGYPVRELLARAGVRDGADMVLSTSADGWTASTPLDVLTDPDRACLLAVGMNGEPLPAEHGFPARLVVPGLYGYVSATKWVTELKVTTFADDVAYWSTRGWSERGPIKLASRVDTPRAGAPVPAGVVTVAGVAWAQHTGIAGVEVRVDDGTWRTATLAETVGPDTWRQWSYAWDATPGEHRLTVRATDADGRTQTADVAPPAPDGASGWHEVTVRVD; this comes from the coding sequence ATGGGCGGCGGTCGGAACGGTCGGGCGGGAGCGTGGGCCGCGCTCGCGGGGGTCGTGTGCGCGGCCGTCGGGTTCGCGGTCGTCGAGCTCGTCGCGGCGCTCGTCGGGCCGGGGTCGAGCCCGCTCTTCGCCGCGGGCGCCGGGGTGGTCGACGCCGTCCCCGGGCCGGTCAAGGACTGGGCGGTCGCGACGTTCGGGACCGCCGACAAGGCGGTGCTGCTCGGCGGCATGGCGGTCGTCCTCGCCGCGGGCGCGGCGCTCGCGGGCTGGCTCGAGCTGCGCCGCCCGCCGTGGGGGTCCGTGCTGCTGGGCGCCGTCGGCGCCGTCGGAGCCGTCGTGGCCGCGGCCCGGCCGGGCGCGAGCGTCGCGTGGGCGCTGCCGTCGCTCGTCGGGGTCGGGGTCGCGGTCCTGCTGCTCCGGGCGTCCCTCGCGCCGCTGCGCGGCCCGTCGGACGCGGGGCTCCTCGCCGAGAGCGTCGCCGACGACGGCCGGGCGGTCACCGGGGTCCGTGGCCCGATGGACCGGCGCCGCTTCCTCCTCGTCACCGGCCTCGCCGCCGCGGCGGGCGTCGTCGCGCTCGCGACGTCCCGGGCGGTGTCGGCCGGGTCGCGCGCCGTCACGGCCGCGCGCGAGGCGCTGCGGCTGCCCTCCCCGGCGACGCCCGCCCCGGCCGTCCCCGCCGGGGCGGACCTGCGGGTGCCAGGCCTCGCGCCGTACGTGACGCCCAACGGCGACTTCTACCGGATCGACACCGCGCTGCGCGTGCCCCAGGTCGACCCCACCTCGTGGACGCTGCGCGTGACCGGTCTCGTCGACGAGCCGTTCGAGCTCACGCTCGACGATCTGCTCGCGCTCCCGCTCACGGAGCACCACGTGACGCTCACGTGCGTGTCGAACGAGGTCGGCGGCGACCTCGTCGGCAACGCGCGGTGGCTCGGCTACCCCGTGCGCGAGCTGCTCGCGCGCGCCGGGGTGCGCGACGGCGCCGACATGGTCCTGTCCACGAGCGCCGACGGCTGGACCGCGAGCACCCCGCTCGACGTGCTCACCGACCCCGACCGCGCGTGCCTGCTCGCCGTCGGGATGAACGGCGAGCCGCTGCCCGCGGAGCACGGGTTCCCCGCGCGGCTCGTCGTCCCGGGGCTCTACGGCTACGTGTCCGCGACCAAGTGGGTCACCGAGCTCAAGGTCACGACGTTCGCCGACGACGTCGCGTACTGGTCCACGCGCGGCTGGTCCGAGCGCGGCCCGATCAAGCTCGCGTCGCGCGTCGACACGCCGCGCGCGGGGGCGCCGGTCCCGGCGGGCGTCGTGACCGTCGCGGGCGTCGCGTGGGCGCAGCACACGGGGATCGCGGGCGTGGAGGTCCGGGTCGACGACGGCACGTGGCGCACCGCGACGCTCGCCGAGACGGTGGGCCCCGACACGTGGCGGCAGTGGTCGTACGCGTGGGACGCCACGCCGGGCGAGCACCGCCTGACGGTCCGCGCGACCGACGCCGACGGCCGGACGCAGACCGCCGACGTCGCCCCGCCCGCGCCCGACGGCGCGTCGGGGTGGCACGAGGTCACGGTCCGCGTCGACTGA
- a CDS encoding SDR family NAD(P)-dependent oxidoreductase produces the protein MTEPSNLPAQSPSTAPLRAVVTGASSGIGEACVRFLRARGWDVVAFARRADRLTEVAERTGAHPVVGDVTSDDDVARLVAEAGARGPVHALLNIAGFGLGVDHVDEAKIDEWRAMYETNVLGTVRVTKAFLPLLRASRRGDIVLMTSTAGHDTYVGGSGYVASKHALLGVAKTLRLELVGEPIRVIEIAPGLVHTPEFSLNRYHGDQAGADAVYAGVVDPLTADDVADVVTFAVTRPHHVNIDSLVLRPVAQASTYSLWRAPLVPKGVETA, from the coding sequence GTGACGGAGCCATCGAACCTGCCTGCCCAGAGCCCCTCGACCGCACCGCTGCGCGCGGTGGTGACCGGCGCGTCGTCGGGCATCGGCGAGGCGTGCGTGCGGTTCCTGCGCGCCCGCGGCTGGGACGTCGTCGCGTTCGCGCGGCGCGCGGACCGGCTCACGGAGGTCGCGGAGCGCACGGGCGCCCACCCGGTCGTCGGCGACGTCACGTCCGACGACGACGTCGCGCGCCTCGTCGCGGAGGCGGGCGCGCGCGGGCCGGTGCACGCGCTGCTCAACATCGCCGGGTTCGGGCTCGGCGTCGACCACGTGGACGAGGCGAAGATCGACGAGTGGCGCGCGATGTACGAGACGAACGTGCTCGGCACCGTGCGCGTGACGAAGGCGTTCCTGCCTCTCCTGCGCGCGTCGCGCCGGGGCGACATCGTGCTCATGACGTCGACCGCCGGCCACGACACGTACGTCGGCGGGTCCGGCTACGTCGCGTCCAAGCACGCGCTGCTCGGTGTCGCCAAGACGCTCCGCCTGGAGCTGGTCGGCGAGCCGATCCGCGTCATCGAGATCGCGCCCGGCCTCGTGCACACGCCGGAGTTCTCGCTCAACCGCTACCACGGGGACCAGGCCGGCGCCGACGCCGTGTACGCCGGGGTCGTGGACCCGCTCACCGCCGACGACGTCGCCGACGTCGTGACCTTCGCCGTCACGCGCCCGCACCACGTCAACATCGACTCGCTGGTCCTGCGCCCCGTCGCCCAGGCGTCGACGTACTCCCTGTGGCGCGCCCCGCTCGTCCCCAAGGGCGTCGAGACCGCCTGA
- the dhaM gene encoding dihydroxyacetone kinase phosphoryl donor subunit DhaM, whose translation MSGAAGPVGARARVALVLVSHSQRLAEGAVELSAQMAPGVLLLAAGGTDDGGLGTSYDRVSAALDEALAVAEGVVVLADLGSAVMTVESVLDMEDGFDGRVRLADAPFVEGAVAAAVTAHGGGDVAEVLASAEHAGGTFAVAGGAPAEEASATRAEPPADGATRAVVALRNPLGLHARPAAVLARLVAGFDATVAIDGVNGASVLELMKLGATGGQDLTVTGEGPQAADAVRAVVEAVEGGFGEV comes from the coding sequence GTGAGCGGCGCCGCCGGGCCGGTCGGGGCGCGAGCGCGCGTCGCGCTCGTCCTCGTCTCGCACTCGCAGCGGCTCGCCGAGGGTGCCGTCGAGCTGTCCGCGCAGATGGCTCCCGGTGTGCTGCTGCTCGCCGCGGGAGGGACCGACGACGGCGGGCTCGGCACGAGCTACGACCGGGTGTCCGCGGCGCTCGACGAGGCGCTGGCCGTCGCGGAGGGCGTGGTCGTACTCGCCGACCTGGGCTCCGCCGTCATGACCGTCGAGTCGGTGCTGGACATGGAGGACGGGTTCGACGGGAGGGTCCGGCTCGCCGACGCCCCGTTCGTCGAGGGCGCGGTGGCGGCGGCGGTGACCGCGCACGGTGGGGGCGACGTCGCGGAGGTGCTCGCGTCGGCCGAGCACGCGGGCGGCACGTTCGCGGTCGCTGGCGGAGCTCCCGCCGAGGAGGCGTCGGCGACCCGGGCGGAGCCTCCCGCGGACGGTGCGACGCGCGCCGTCGTCGCGCTGCGCAACCCGCTCGGCCTGCACGCGCGCCCCGCCGCGGTGCTCGCGCGGCTCGTCGCCGGTTTCGACGCGACGGTGGCGATCGACGGGGTCAACGGCGCGAGCGTCCTCGAGCTCATGAAGCTGGGGGCCACGGGCGGGCAGGACCTCACCGTGACGGGGGAGGGACCCCAGGCCGCCGACGCCGTGCGCGCGGTCGTCGAGGCCGTGGAGGGCGGATTCGGGGAGGTCTGA